One part of the Segnochrobactrum spirostomi genome encodes these proteins:
- a CDS encoding L,D-transpeptidase codes for MRRFLVLAAALTAAALVQTGAASAQTGPGVALPKEPAGQFFDPNSKTWVTYYMTPEEQQRRRAALLARQVVPYETEQPAGTVVVDTYTKYLYFVQADGKAMRYGIGVGKEGFEWSGVERISRKAEWPSWTPPAEMRARRPGLPAFMQGGPKNPLGARALYLGSTLYRIHGTNEEWSIGYAVSSGCIRMMNADVIDLYGRVGVGTKVVIIGPGSPFPSTDPFVTAEMRRKLQLPAPALVPKTAS; via the coding sequence ATGCGTCGCTTTCTGGTGCTCGCCGCAGCCCTCACGGCAGCCGCCCTCGTGCAGACCGGAGCGGCATCGGCACAAACGGGACCCGGCGTCGCCCTGCCAAAGGAACCGGCCGGACAATTCTTCGATCCGAATTCGAAGACGTGGGTGACCTATTACATGACGCCCGAAGAGCAGCAGCGCCGGCGGGCCGCGCTCCTCGCCCGGCAGGTCGTGCCCTACGAGACCGAGCAGCCGGCCGGTACCGTCGTCGTCGATACCTATACGAAATATCTCTATTTCGTTCAGGCCGACGGCAAGGCGATGCGCTACGGCATCGGCGTCGGCAAGGAGGGCTTCGAGTGGTCCGGTGTCGAGCGAATCTCCCGCAAGGCCGAGTGGCCGAGCTGGACGCCCCCGGCCGAGATGCGGGCGCGCCGCCCGGGTCTGCCGGCCTTCATGCAAGGCGGCCCGAAGAATCCGCTCGGGGCCCGCGCGCTCTATCTCGGCTCGACGCTCTACCGCATCCACGGCACCAACGAGGAATGGAGCATCGGCTACGCCGTCTCGTCCGGCTGCATCCGGATGATGAACGCCGACGTGATCGATCTCTACGGCCGGGTCGGGGTGGGCACCAAGGTCGTCATCATCGGGCCGGGCAGCCCGTTCCCCTCGACCGATCCGTTCGTCACCGCAGAGATGCGCCGCAAGCTCCAATTGCCCGCGCCCGCGCTCGTGCCGAAGACGGCGTCGTGA
- a CDS encoding succinate dehydrogenase iron-sulfur subunit, with amino-acid sequence MVQLTLPKNSTISEGKIWPKPQGATALKEYRIYRWNPDDGANPRIDTYYVDTEDCGPMVLDGLLWIKNKVDPTLTLRRSCREGICGSCAMNIDGTNTLACLKDMHAVDGAVKIYPLPHMPVVKDLVPDLTTFYAQHRSVEPWLKTVTPTPEKEWRQSHEDRVKLDGLYECILCACCSTSCPSYWWNGDRYLGPAVLLQAYRWLIDSRDEAKGERLDNLEDPFRLYRCHTIMNCSKACPKGLNPAKAIAQIKQMMVERRV; translated from the coding sequence ATGGTCCAGCTGACGCTTCCCAAGAACTCGACGATCTCCGAGGGCAAGATCTGGCCGAAGCCGCAAGGCGCGACCGCCCTCAAGGAATATCGGATCTACCGCTGGAACCCGGACGACGGCGCCAATCCGCGGATCGACACCTATTATGTCGACACCGAAGATTGCGGCCCGATGGTTCTCGACGGCCTGTTGTGGATCAAGAACAAGGTCGATCCGACCCTGACGCTGCGCCGCTCCTGCCGCGAAGGCATCTGCGGTTCGTGCGCGATGAACATCGACGGCACCAACACGCTCGCCTGCCTCAAGGACATGCACGCGGTCGACGGCGCGGTGAAGATCTACCCGCTGCCGCATATGCCGGTCGTCAAGGATCTGGTGCCGGACCTCACCACCTTCTACGCCCAGCACCGCTCGGTCGAGCCGTGGCTGAAGACGGTGACGCCGACGCCGGAAAAGGAATGGCGCCAGAGCCACGAGGACCGCGTCAAGCTCGACGGGCTCTACGAGTGCATCCTGTGCGCCTGCTGCTCGACGTCCTGCCCGAGCTATTGGTGGAACGGCGACCGCTATCTCGGCCCCGCGGTGCTGCTCCAGGCCTATCGCTGGCTGATCGACAGCCGTGACGAGGCGAAGGGCGAACGGCTCGACAATCTCGAGGACCCGTTCCGCCTCTATCGCTGCCACACCATCATGAACTGCTCGAAGGCCTGCCCGAAGGGTCTGAACCCGGCGAAGGCGATCGCCCAGATCAAGCAGATGATGGTCGAGCGCCGCGTCTGA
- a CDS encoding FkbM family methyltransferase encodes MNAPRTSARAAAIAAATAKAPAKAAPKVAAVKARPAGPLDCMLFALARRGRLPDGLRNAYRRLLGTFAGRGGLDVATRDGLLFRCHPFENRDDFEIVAKRRLPEVEERDWLASHLKPGDVLVDIGANVGSHTISLAKRIRGLKVLAIEPNLAIRERLRENLSLNAIEPSTVTIAPVAIGPIEARGRLCKRHRTNAGSASLKPPAGEPQAALADSIQVTVEPLAAVLKRFGIRRIDALKIDVEGYEDEALIPFLETAPSALLPKVIEIETAMADEWRTDVVAALVARGYRIDRRTAENAMLVRTDPAGARP; translated from the coding sequence GTGAACGCTCCCCGCACCTCCGCCCGGGCCGCCGCCATCGCCGCGGCGACCGCAAAGGCGCCCGCGAAGGCGGCGCCGAAGGTCGCCGCCGTGAAGGCGCGTCCGGCCGGGCCGCTCGATTGCATGCTGTTCGCGCTCGCCCGGCGCGGCCGCCTGCCCGACGGCCTGCGCAACGCCTATCGCCGCCTGCTCGGCACCTTCGCCGGCCGGGGCGGCCTCGACGTCGCCACCCGCGACGGGCTTCTGTTCCGCTGCCACCCGTTCGAGAACCGCGACGATTTCGAGATCGTCGCCAAGCGCCGCCTTCCCGAGGTCGAGGAGCGCGATTGGCTCGCCTCCCACCTGAAGCCCGGCGACGTCCTCGTCGACATCGGCGCGAACGTGGGCTCGCACACCATCAGCCTTGCCAAGCGCATCCGCGGCCTCAAGGTGCTGGCGATCGAGCCGAACCTCGCCATCCGCGAGCGGCTGCGGGAGAATCTGTCTCTCAACGCCATCGAGCCGAGCACGGTGACGATCGCCCCGGTCGCGATCGGCCCGATCGAAGCGCGCGGCCGGCTTTGCAAGCGCCACCGCACCAATGCCGGCAGCGCCTCGCTGAAGCCGCCGGCCGGCGAGCCCCAGGCGGCGCTCGCGGACTCGATCCAGGTGACGGTCGAGCCGCTCGCCGCGGTGCTGAAGCGGTTCGGCATCCGCCGTATCGACGCCCTCAAGATCGACGTCGAGGGCTATGAGGACGAGGCGCTGATCCCCTTCCTCGAGACCGCACCGTCGGCGTTGCTGCCGAAGGTGATCGAAATCGAGACCGCGATGGCCGACGAATGGCGCACCGATGTGGTCGCGGCCCTGGTGGCGCGCGGCTACCGGATCGACCGCAGGACCGCGGAAAACGCCATGCTGGTGCGGACCGATCCCGCCGGAGCGCGCCCATGA